One Pecten maximus chromosome 16, xPecMax1.1, whole genome shotgun sequence DNA window includes the following coding sequences:
- the LOC117344617 gene encoding uncharacterized protein LOC117344617, which produces MATHFACQPTEPLAHRYPLVQKVEKTHGAVSSYEVLNLEDKIYTRFPPPGWDTSQSSEESIPLCQAPAPWNGRGNLIGPDPALCVSPDKSSSLPKELHKKPMYPVPKQHEQQHLTGPDPDLCITPEKELGGIQRSNLKHDSVDYLKARCQHRVRFELENSLSDSDKENMNESIGKTSGSGKTYRPSVYSESDAIGSSVSNVTHDSSGKPKQYSIRQENQQTVYVPISTNSEKLPLTDKSSDTQYSVLPMVLPEGDDCIGKEIVVKTSKPAKKNSKNILSENSKPTLASTSQNSKQTVIVPEAKTITSLPKRKVRVTRESKDDLMSNEYKFPFSEESEAVSEYEHVFTRPEYNSTLRMRTELEHIRASEVDVRRALERKLKTSNKKQTEIREKAASRVNQVEEEFAGLVSLHIPVDNLCSQAEKDRTSRVKASPAFKPQVCKDRKEPDLMELFIPDLQKQYPELSVPGLAVPTESLSTASQHSAFDLYRHNRVWDRTSNFRGGSK; this is translated from the exons ATGGCCACTCATTTTGCTTGTCAGCCTACAGAACCTCTGGCTCATAGATACCCTCTGGTGCAGAAGGTGGAAAAAACACATGGAGCTGTGTCCAGTTATGAAGTTTTAAATTTAGAAGATAAAATTTATACAAGATTTCCTCCGCCGGGTTGGGACACCTCACAGAGTTCTGAAGAATCTATCCCTCTCTGCCAGGCACCAGCGCCATGGAACGGAAGGGGAAATTTGATTGGTCCTGATCCAGCTCTTTGCGTCTCTCCTGACAAAAGTTCATCCTTGCCAAAAGAATTACACAAGAAACCAATGTACCCCGTCCCAAAGCAACATGAACAACAACATTTGACTGGCCCAGATCCAGACTTATGTATAACTCCAGAAAAAGAATTAGGAGGGATTCAAAGGAGTAATTTAAAACATGATAGTGTGGATTATTTAAAAGCCAGATGCCAGCATAGGGTCAGATTTGAGTTAGAAAACAGCCTTAGTGATTCAGATAAGGAAAATATGAATGAAAGTATAGGAAAAACCAGTGGATCTGGCAAAACGTATAGACCGTCAGTTTACAGTGAAAGTGATGCAATTGGTAGCAGTGTTTCAAACGTAACTCATGACTCTTCTGGTAAACCTAAACAATATTCCATTAGACAGGAGAATCAACAGACTGTCTATGTGCCGATATCAACAAACTCAGAAAAATTGCCTCTAACAGATAAAAGCTCTGACACTCAATATTCTGTCTTACCAATGGTTTTACCTGAAGGAGATGATTGTATTGGTAAAGAAATTGTTGTGAAAACATCTAAACCAGCAAAAAAgaattcaaaaaatattttaagtgaAAATTCCAAACCAACATTAGCTAGTACTAGTCAAAATTCAAAACAGACTGTCATCGTTCCAGAGGCTAAAACTATTACTTCATTACCTAAGAGGAAAGTACGGGTAACGAGAGAATCCAAAGATGATCTGATGTCGAATGAATACAAGTTTCCATTTTCTGAAGAAAGTGAGGCAGTTTCGGAGTATGAGCATGTTTTTACAAGACCAGAGTATAACAGTACTCTGAGAATGAGAACAGAATTGGAACATATCCGCGCAAGTGAGGTAGATGTTCGGCGGGCGCTCGAACGTAAGCTCAAGACATCAAACAAGAAACAGACGGAAATCAGGGAAAAG GCCGCATCTCGGGTGAATCAAGTTGAGGAGGAGTTTGCAGGTCTTGTATCTCTACACATTCCTGTAGACAACCTGTGCTCTCAAGCAGAGAAGGATAGGACAAGCAGAGTTAAGGCGAGTCCAGCCTTCAAACCACAG GTATGCAAGGACAGAAAGGAACCCGATCTGATGGAGCTCTTCATTCCCGATCTCCAAAAGCAGTATCCAGAGTTATCTGTCCCTGGTTTGGCAGTACCAACAGAATCGTTGTCGACAGCATCGCAACACAGTGCTTTTGATCTATACCGACACAATAGGGTTTGGGATAGGACCAGTAACTTTAGAGGAGGCAGCAAGTAA